The sequence TATTCTTTGGATCTGGTACAGAATCCCCTAACCAGAATGCAAATCTCATTAGTGTTAATTCTGGAGTTGAGAATGCTAATGTGTGCTTTGACATGTAATCTTGTGCAGCTTTTTTGCCGTCAAAAACTTCCATAAAAAATAGTATTTTTCATTTATGTATAATAGTTTCTGGAAAAGTGGACCGGGAGGGAATCGCACCCTCGACATCCTCGTTGCGAACGAGGCATTATACTCCTAAACCACCGGCCCTCAGAATACCCTTTTGTGTTGTTCTTTTATTCATTTTCTCAACGCATAATAGCCTGCATTTCGTAAAATTTTCAGATGACGTATGATACTATAATCACTGACTCACATGTTATCCTCCCAAATGGTATGGTTGAGAAAAATATTCTCATAGATGAGGGAAAAATTGTTGGATTTACTACTGATACGCCTGCATGTGATCATAAAATTAATGGTGCAGGATTAGTTTCAATTCCAGGACCTATTGACACTCATGTTCATTATGGTGTATATTCTCCAATTAACGAGGCAGCAAAAACTGAATCTCATGCTGCAGCAATTGGTGGAATTACTACTATGATGAGAATGCTTAGACTAGGTGATCCATTTACAAGTTCTTTACAAGATCAACTTGATTCAGCATCTCAAAACCATTATGTTGATTATGCAATACATGCTTCAATTTTTACGCCACAACAAATTAGTGAGATGAATTATTGTATTGAAAAAGGAATTACATCTTTTAAAATTTACATGAATCTTGGCGGTGAAGTGGGTCACGTGTACATGGATATGCCACCAAATTCCCCTAATCTTGTTGCAGCTGAAGTAAATGTTACTGATGAAATAGTTGAACAAACAGTAAAAGCAGCAGCTGAACTTGGCTGTCCTGTACTTGTTCATGCTGAAGATTATGAGTCATGTGGATGTGGAATTAAAACTGCAAAAGAAAAAAATCAAGATGGATTATCAGCTTGGTCTTCTAGTCGTTCTCCAGAATTTGAAGCTAAAGCAATAAAAACTGTATCAAAGTTTGGACGAGACTATGATTGTGTTATTTATTTTGTTCATATTGGTTCAGAGCGTGCACTAAAACAAATTGAAGAAGAAAAAAAACTTGGAACTAAAATTTTTGTTGAGACATGTCCTCATTACTTGACACTCTCTTATGAAAAACAATCTGGATATCTTGCAAAGGTAATGCCTCCTATTAGAACAGAAAATGATAGAAAAGCTGTATGGAATGCATTATCTAATAATCAAATTGATACAATAGGCACTGATCACGTAGCAAATCAACTCAAACTCAAACTGGGTGGTGATGATGTTTGGGGTGCTCTTGCTGGATTCCCAGGGATAGGCACGGTAATTCCTATTTTACTTAATGATGGAGTAAATCAAAAGAAAATATCATTAGAACAATTTGTTCGATTTACTAGCCAAAATGCCGCTCAAATTTTTGGCATGTATCCACACAAAGGAACTCTTGAGAAAGATTCTGATGCTGATATTACAATGATTGATTTGAAAAAAGAAAAAACTGTTACTTCAGATCTGTTTGGAGGATTTTCTGATTATATTGTATATGAGGGAAGAAATCTAACTGGATGGCCTGTTAAAACAATGGTTAGAGGAGAATTAGTTGCTGAGAACTTTGAAGTGATTGGAAAACTTGGTCATGGTAAACTAGTTGATAGAAAAATTAACTTGTTTTCAAAATAATATATTCACAAATTTGATTTTTTACGATTGCTTTTTAAGTACAAAAAGATGATTTTTTCTTATTGAATTTCCAGTTTGTATTTCTATTTGTTATGATTTTAACAATTGTAGTTAGTCCTTTACTCTTTGAGAATTCTTTTGCACAACAAATGTCTGTTCATCAACAATGGAAAAAATTTACAGATGTTGATATGTTAACTTGTAAATCTGGAAATTTATTGATCCAAAAAAGTAATGGTAATCCTGCATGTGTGATGCCATCTACGTATCTAAAATTAATTGATAGAGGATATGGTGTATACGATCAATCTTTGATGAATAAAAATCCCGAAATGATGAATAATTTAATGAATAGCATGGCTTCAAATGAAAAATTAATGTCCCATTGGCATGAAATGATGCAAAACGATTCTACTATGATGATGGAGACTTTGAATGATTGGGTTTTACAAATGAAAAATAATCCTGAATTACTCAAAAATATGTTGTCCCCTATGACTAGTGATCCTGAATTACGTAAAAAAATGATTGATGCAATGAAGAACCACCCTCAGATGGAAACTCATCTAAAATTAGATTCAGCATGGATGGATTCAATACATCAACCCATGATGGATTCTGGAATGGGACAAGAAATGCATCAATCAGGATGTATCTGGTGTTCTCATTATGAACATAATTCTATGAAATCTCATGGAATGATGATGTCTGGTTCTAGTAAAATGATGGATATGATTCATCATGTATGGATAAATTCTGAAATGACTAAAGACATACATACCTTAATGCTTGAAGATCCATCTCATATGGCTATGATGTCTAATCAGATGATGGAGCCTATTCTTAATGCTGTGATGAATGATGAAGATTTACGAGAAGAAATGATTGAATTAATGTTACAACATAAAGATTTCATGAATTCGATTAGACATGAGAGTCCAGAAACAGCTCACTAGTATTAAAATCAAAATGAAATTTACCGAGTGTTTTTAATCATAAAAAATCTAAATTATACTAATTGACAAAAATTGAGAAAAAATATCAAAAACAAATTAATGATTTGATCGTGTATTTGAAAAATTCAAAATTTCTAACTGATGACCATGTAGAATCTGCTTTACGAAATATTCCAAGACATGAATTTGTTCTAGAATCAGAATTAGAGTATGCATACGATAATGAACCATTATCTTTAATGAAAAAACAAACTATCTCTCAACCTGGAGTTGTAACTAGAATGACTGAGTGGTTGGATGTCAAAAATGGTCAAAATATTCTTGAGATTGGTACAGGGTCTGGTTGGCAAAGTGCAATTCTTTCTTATCTAGTTGGATCAGGTACTGTTTATTCAATTGAAAGACATCCAGAATTAGTAAAATTTGCACAAGAAAATTTAAAAAAATTGAATATAGGCAATGTTCAAGTAATTTTAGGTGACGGCACTCTTGGATATTCTCAAAGATCACCTTATGATAGGATAATTGTTACTGCTGCATGTAATGAAATTCCTTTACCATTATTTGATCAGCTAAGTGAAAATGGGCTCATAATTGCACCTGTAGGGGATTCTTCTCAATCATTGGTCTTGTTACAAAAAACATCTAAAGGAATGATAGAAATTAAAAAGCAATCAAAGTATGTCTTTGTTCCTCTTGTAGGAAAATTTAGTACAAAATAGAATTCTAAATAATGTCAAATTTCCCATTTTCTTTGGCTTTGTAAATTACATCTGGTTTTCTCAAAAATATTCCTGACTCTAAAACTCCTACTGTTTGCTTTATTTTCTGAGTTAATACTTTGGGATTTTTTATTGTCCCGAAATCACAATCCAAAATTATGTTTCCATTTTCTGTAAAGAATGGATACCCTCTGTCAAGAGAACGAATTTGTGCATTGCCTCCTAATTTTTTAATTGATTTTATAACTGAGTTTCTTGCTAGTGGATGAATTTCAACTGGAACAGTTCTTGTAAAATTTCTTACAAACTTTGTCTTATCTGCCATCACTATGACCTTTTTTGCAAGACTAAACAAAATATTCTCTCTTAACAATGCACCTCCTCCACCTTTGATTACATACTTTTGTGAATCAATTTGATCTGCACCATCAAATACAACATCGATATGTTCTACCTGATCAGCTTCTAATAGTGGAATGCCTGCTTTTTCTGCAATTAATTTGATCTGCAATGAAGTTGGAACTCCTCGTATGTTGTAGTCTTTTAGTTTTATGAACTTTGAAAGTGATTTCACAAGCGAAGTAGCTGCTCGTCCACTTCCTAATCCAATGATATGATCATCTTTGACAAATTTTAATGCGTCACTTGATAATGCCTTGATGGCATCATCATAAGTCAATTACTCTACCTCTACTTGATCCAGTTTTGATAATACTCTCATGATATCGCCTTTGATTTTATCTAAATCATCTGCATCATCATCAAAGTCATCATCTGATGTAACTGGTTTTGATTTAATTGGCTCTGGAAGTGCTTTATGTTCTGTAATCTTGGCAACTTCTTTGTTCAGGTCTGGTTTAGTTCCAAGGTTAATCTCTGGTTTTGGTGCTACTGACTGTATAATTTCAATTTTATCTTCAACTTTTGGTTTTTGTTGGATAATATCTTGAACGATTTCATCTTTTGGTTTAATTACTTCTGTTGGAATAACTTCCTTTGGAATAACTTCAGTTGGAACAACCCTTGGCTGAGGCATTGGTTTTACTTCTTGTTTTGGTTCGTTTTCAAATTGAGGGAATTTTGGTTCTCCTCTTGAAATATTTGTTAGAGTTGTTAATTCAAATGATTGCCTTGATTTTCTTGGAGGAATTACAATAGGATCCATTTTGTTTTCTTTTGGTTTATCAAAGTTGAACACATTGGAAATCTTTTGTTTAGTTTCTTGTTTTACTTCAGGTTTTTCTACCTTTGGTGCTTCAACTTTACTGCTTACCATCTTTGATGATAATTCATATAATCTATCATCTAATTTTGATAGTTTTTGATCCATCAATGTGATCAAACCATCGCCAACTGGACCCAAGTCTGGATGGTGACTTGCTTGCTCTAGTTTCTCTAGTTTAGCTAGTACGATTCCTAACTGGTGTTGATATTTTAGTAATAATTTGTCTTTTTGAATTTTAGAAAATTCTGATTCTGCTTGGTATAGTCTTGAAATTGTTTTAGTTAGAATATCTTTTTCAATTTTTAATGAATTGATTTGACTCTTGATGTGAGAACTGGCACCAAGACTAAGTAATTGATTTTTGTCTCTTGGCATTTTACGTACAGCCGCGGCTGTAGCAACACCTGCTAATGAACTAAGAATTAATACAATTTCTTGCATCTAAGTGTACCATTTAATCCAAGAATACTTTCTTCGTTTAGCCTCTGGGAATCCACAACTTGCACATTGGTGGTGACGTTTGTGAAGTGAGTTTTTACCACATCTTCTGCATCTAATGTGAACTTTCTTCTTTGTAAAACCACCCATAGAAGTTGTACCTTTAGTCATTGCAAATCACCTAATTTTGTGCTGGTGGAGGAGAAATCATTACTACATTATCTCCTCTTACCACAAT comes from Nitrosopumilus oxyclinae and encodes:
- a CDS encoding dihydroorotase; its protein translation is MTYDTIITDSHVILPNGMVEKNILIDEGKIVGFTTDTPACDHKINGAGLVSIPGPIDTHVHYGVYSPINEAAKTESHAAAIGGITTMMRMLRLGDPFTSSLQDQLDSASQNHYVDYAIHASIFTPQQISEMNYCIEKGITSFKIYMNLGGEVGHVYMDMPPNSPNLVAAEVNVTDEIVEQTVKAAAELGCPVLVHAEDYESCGCGIKTAKEKNQDGLSAWSSSRSPEFEAKAIKTVSKFGRDYDCVIYFVHIGSERALKQIEEEKKLGTKIFVETCPHYLTLSYEKQSGYLAKVMPPIRTENDRKAVWNALSNNQIDTIGTDHVANQLKLKLGGDDVWGALAGFPGIGTVIPILLNDGVNQKKISLEQFVRFTSQNAAQIFGMYPHKGTLEKDSDADITMIDLKKEKTVTSDLFGGFSDYIVYEGRNLTGWPVKTMVRGELVAENFEVIGKLGHGKLVDRKINLFSK
- a CDS encoding protein-L-isoaspartate(D-aspartate) O-methyltransferase, yielding MTKIEKKYQKQINDLIVYLKNSKFLTDDHVESALRNIPRHEFVLESELEYAYDNEPLSLMKKQTISQPGVVTRMTEWLDVKNGQNILEIGTGSGWQSAILSYLVGSGTVYSIERHPELVKFAQENLKKLNIGNVQVILGDGTLGYSQRSPYDRIIVTAACNEIPLPLFDQLSENGLIIAPVGDSSQSLVLLQKTSKGMIEIKKQSKYVFVPLVGKFSTK
- the rpiA gene encoding ribose-5-phosphate isomerase RpiA; this encodes MTYDDAIKALSSDALKFVKDDHIIGLGSGRAATSLVKSLSKFIKLKDYNIRGVPTSLQIKLIAEKAGIPLLEADQVEHIDVVFDGADQIDSQKYVIKGGGGALLRENILFSLAKKVIVMADKTKFVRNFTRTVPVEIHPLARNSVIKSIKKLGGNAQIRSLDRGYPFFTENGNIILDCDFGTIKNPKVLTQKIKQTVGVLESGIFLRKPDVIYKAKENGKFDII
- a CDS encoding 50S ribosomal protein L37e; amino-acid sequence: MTKGTTSMGGFTKKKVHIRCRRCGKNSLHKRHHQCASCGFPEAKRRKYSWIKWYT